A part of Legionella sainthelensi genomic DNA contains:
- a CDS encoding protein kinase domain-containing protein, producing the protein MKLYELRQLLNEYDQTWYARKPIYGDHERAQKLRQYLKKFATKHDAFELTPVDIFNLLQKIPEITATNSQLKLMQSIRKKLDKHDLLDIYVVLNSSGMIHENNFPTIYALSIEGRSLLHRLFCGLQSQRIRLNREILTTVLTLVAQQPHYCESIEKSLRFLERKSRLTSTALNLLTSKANELATVATLFQELDKANCFDDDSLKHFLARESLYSIDTVISLLNRAKIALDEALIQRISTNKHLHFLCDSLSILLNAKDFHLKMEHVTLLLKQDFTFFIGKNSVFKLLLENDLLDHQAFEHVCTQDVFSFGQILEILSEKSLLKDNQEITHKLITKELDSYRLYRAISYLKTANLLDQNTLTSCFNLMLIKTKRELFKTDVFNLFELFEKSHFYVRQEEFNILFSLSDANLHRFYGVLAGLCKSELLDHQSFAKAWQRVTEKLPPVSESVVTKISKKETNTSRSAFLLDNKHSFFKEHSDSYERGGFGKVKKGYPFLDSGEPLYGIKKLNESDPNKALKAAIREVKYHRLLGREAFYFSQKGKAHIVSEWQRELSLDHYDANELLQIPMEKRLRCLSSGLSDLNTLHQHYRIHGDIKCQNFILNLNKESMKLIDFGTSHKRGSTKSFGWTAAYSDPHTFGDHFCKDLYAMGLVTMYLFPEIYSVSFENGKANIATHQSEITITEQAIVNLVQAMMHSDPHLRCTSEHALNYCNELINQFNQIDDSLLEALTNSSINCAHSTLEDKLRR; encoded by the coding sequence ATTACTGCTACAAACAGTCAATTAAAACTCATGCAATCCATAAGAAAAAAGCTTGATAAACATGACTTATTGGATATTTACGTGGTTTTAAATAGTTCAGGAATGATTCATGAAAATAATTTTCCAACTATTTACGCTCTTTCCATTGAAGGCCGCTCTCTTTTACACCGCTTATTTTGTGGCTTGCAATCACAACGAATTCGGTTAAATCGAGAAATTCTTACAACAGTTTTAACACTCGTCGCACAACAACCGCATTATTGTGAGAGTATTGAGAAATCTTTAAGATTTTTAGAGCGTAAAAGTCGCCTCACATCCACTGCACTCAACCTACTTACAAGCAAAGCGAACGAATTAGCTACAGTTGCCACGTTATTTCAAGAGCTTGATAAAGCCAATTGTTTCGATGATGACTCTTTAAAACATTTTTTGGCTCGAGAATCTCTATATTCGATTGATACCGTAATTTCATTATTAAATCGTGCAAAAATTGCGCTTGATGAAGCGCTGATTCAAAGAATAAGTACAAATAAGCACCTTCATTTTCTCTGTGACTCTCTATCCATCTTACTGAACGCTAAAGATTTTCATCTAAAAATGGAACATGTAACATTACTCTTAAAACAAGATTTTACTTTTTTTATAGGGAAAAATTCGGTTTTCAAATTACTTTTGGAGAATGACCTACTTGACCACCAAGCATTTGAGCATGTTTGTACCCAAGATGTTTTTTCATTTGGACAAATATTAGAAATCTTATCGGAAAAATCCTTGCTAAAGGATAATCAAGAAATAACTCATAAACTTATCACTAAAGAGCTTGATAGCTACCGACTCTATAGGGCCATTAGTTATTTAAAGACAGCCAATCTGTTAGACCAAAACACGCTCACTTCATGCTTTAATTTAATGTTAATAAAGACCAAGAGGGAATTATTTAAGACCGATGTTTTTAATTTATTTGAATTATTCGAGAAAAGCCATTTTTATGTGAGGCAAGAAGAGTTCAACATTCTTTTTTCTTTATCGGATGCCAATTTGCACCGATTTTACGGAGTCCTTGCAGGACTTTGTAAAAGTGAACTGTTAGATCATCAGTCATTTGCAAAAGCATGGCAAAGAGTTACCGAAAAACTACCTCCAGTTTCTGAATCCGTAGTAACCAAAATAAGCAAGAAAGAAACAAACACATCCCGATCTGCGTTTTTATTAGACAACAAACACTCTTTTTTTAAAGAACATAGTGATTCCTATGAACGCGGTGGTTTTGGTAAAGTCAAAAAAGGTTACCCATTTCTCGATTCCGGCGAGCCTCTTTATGGAATTAAAAAATTAAACGAATCCGATCCGAACAAAGCTCTAAAAGCGGCAATTCGTGAAGTTAAATACCATCGTTTATTAGGAAGAGAAGCATTTTATTTCTCCCAAAAAGGAAAGGCACATATTGTTTCTGAATGGCAACGCGAACTCAGCTTAGATCATTATGATGCCAATGAGCTATTACAAATACCCATGGAAAAAAGATTGCGCTGTTTAAGCTCGGGCTTATCTGATCTCAATACCTTACACCAACACTATCGCATCCATGGAGATATTAAATGCCAGAATTTTATTCTAAATTTAAACAAGGAATCAATGAAGCTTATTGATTTTGGAACCTCTCATAAAAGAGGATCGACTAAATCATTTGGGTGGACTGCAGCGTATAGCGACCCTCATACTTTTGGCGATCATTTCTGCAAAGATTTGTATGCCATGGGTCTTGTCACAATGTATTTATTTCCGGAAATTTATAGCGTTTCTTTTGAGAATGGAAAGGCAAACATTGCAACTCATCAATCTGAGATCACTATAACCGAACAAGCTATTGTTAATCTTGTGCAGGCAATGATGCATTCTGATCCTCACTTAAGATGTACTAGCGAGCATGCATTAAACTATTGTAATGAGCTCATCAACCAGTTTAATCAAATAGACGATTCACTTCTAGAGGCTCTAACCAACTCAAGTATTAATTGTGCTCACTCCACTCTTGAGGATAAACTCCGTAGGTGA
- a CDS encoding PD40 domain-containing protein: MRTYVFLLTLIYCVFVQANPVITFERAGFIWTANLDGSKARKITAGYVPEISPDGKYIAYNTADNQSSNRYLAIVALKSGKVTQLQHIPSQNNFNPVWSPDSKKLLFNTFIENNWYLALINADSSGYRLLKNTQNKYTPAWAQDGKSFFNHDLDAIYWMDLEGMLLKKWPLDTLIPHGSMSSASRIQVSPDGKTLLMDVDMDEEVHEKTWEGPPPALWTLDLKSGKTIRITPKGMLAWSPFWINSHEFIFLKQGKSRQTLALYRGSLKSLEETFLLNDVQTPSISY, from the coding sequence ATGAGAACTTATGTGTTCTTGCTTACTTTAATTTATTGCGTCTTTGTCCAAGCCAATCCTGTGATCACTTTTGAACGAGCCGGGTTTATTTGGACCGCTAATCTTGATGGCAGCAAGGCTAGAAAAATAACTGCAGGATATGTACCTGAAATTTCACCGGATGGAAAATACATTGCCTATAATACAGCCGACAATCAATCATCCAATCGTTATCTAGCAATAGTAGCGCTGAAATCTGGCAAAGTGACCCAATTGCAACATATACCCTCCCAAAATAACTTTAATCCCGTATGGTCTCCTGACAGTAAAAAATTATTATTCAATACCTTTATCGAAAATAATTGGTATCTGGCCCTCATCAATGCAGACAGCAGTGGTTATCGCCTACTAAAAAATACTCAAAATAAATACACTCCTGCTTGGGCTCAAGATGGAAAATCTTTTTTCAATCATGATCTTGATGCAATCTATTGGATGGATCTCGAAGGCATGCTCCTAAAAAAATGGCCTCTCGACACCCTTATCCCTCACGGGAGCATGAGTAGCGCATCTCGAATTCAAGTTTCTCCTGATGGAAAAACACTGCTTATGGATGTAGATATGGATGAAGAAGTTCATGAAAAAACCTGGGAAGGGCCGCCTCCAGCATTATGGACACTTGATCTTAAATCAGGAAAAACCATACGAATTACGCCCAAAGGAATGCTCGCATGGAGTCCTTTTTGGATTAATTCACACGAGTTTATTTTCCTAAAACAAGGAAAAAGCCGGCAAACCTTGGCATTATATCGTGGCTCGCTAAAAAGTCTGGAAGAGACCTTCTTATTAAACGATGTGCAAACACCTAGTATTTCATACTAG
- a CDS encoding alpha/beta fold hydrolase — MAQMKTLLFCCILFSQMHQAYGKTDNKVPVALHHQKIINYKEDDFIIAKYHFTNGQSLDNLRIHYITLGTPQKNNQGEITNAILFLHWTGGSGKEMFEHFKKTLLESGKPFDANKYFLIFPDNIGQGQSSKPSDGLRMAFPHYNYHDMVALQHSLVTEQLKISHLKMIVGTSMGGMHSWMWSELYPEFMDGVMPIVSLPHAIDGRNLLWRQIVINSIENDPSWLNGNYKTPPYGIKLIWPLVAMMVDGVPHMQHTIAHTKDATNYIDKAMSDSTKQDANNIIYVMSASKDYNPEPLLHTIKAKIFALDFTDDALDSPEFYQTSELMKRVKQGQWIIQKGTPLSYGHFTLLHPELWSDQAARFVQWVNQ, encoded by the coding sequence ATGGCACAAATGAAAACTCTACTCTTCTGCTGTATTTTATTTTCCCAGATGCATCAGGCCTATGGAAAAACAGACAATAAGGTTCCAGTGGCACTTCATCATCAAAAAATTATTAATTATAAAGAAGATGATTTTATTATCGCTAAATATCACTTTACCAACGGTCAAAGCCTAGATAATCTGCGCATACATTATATTACATTAGGGACTCCTCAAAAAAATAATCAAGGCGAAATTACTAATGCTATTCTCTTTCTACACTGGACTGGTGGTAGTGGGAAAGAAATGTTTGAGCATTTTAAAAAAACACTATTAGAGTCAGGGAAGCCTTTTGATGCAAATAAGTACTTTTTAATTTTCCCTGATAATATAGGTCAAGGACAATCAAGCAAACCCAGCGATGGCTTACGCATGGCATTCCCCCATTATAATTATCATGATATGGTCGCATTGCAACATAGCCTAGTTACTGAACAATTAAAAATCTCTCATCTAAAAATGATTGTTGGTACTTCAATGGGAGGCATGCACTCTTGGATGTGGAGTGAGTTATATCCCGAGTTTATGGATGGAGTCATGCCTATTGTTTCCCTACCTCACGCCATCGATGGGCGAAACTTATTATGGCGACAAATCGTTATTAACAGTATCGAAAATGATCCATCGTGGCTTAACGGGAACTATAAGACTCCTCCTTATGGAATAAAATTAATATGGCCGTTAGTTGCAATGATGGTTGATGGTGTTCCTCATATGCAACATACCATTGCTCATACAAAAGATGCGACCAACTACATTGATAAAGCCATGTCAGACAGTACAAAACAAGATGCCAATAACATAATTTATGTAATGTCAGCGTCTAAAGATTACAACCCAGAACCATTGTTGCATACCATAAAAGCAAAGATATTTGCACTGGACTTCACTGATGATGCATTAGATTCACCTGAATTTTATCAAACATCCGAACTAATGAAGCGCGTAAAACAGGGGCAATGGATAATACAAAAGGGAACACCTTTATCGTATGGTCATTTTACTTTATTACATCCAGAATTATGGAGCGACCAAGCAGCGCGATTTGTGCAATGGGTGAATCAATAA
- a CDS encoding PP2C family serine/threonine-protein phosphatase translates to MPKIISHPGKYDEAEAENVMYQDKHMSFGYFEMQNFPFRSAQEDALIWEILELSFGALNPEEIGKRLWTTYRTLDEQILKKEYTDGSTASTTVFDGRGNLITATLADAASFAAIYDKEDHLLGVVRLNSVTHKPTNPEEALRIEQAGGTVVGDRVDGVLAISRAIGDKLLKRHGVYSEATIDITSISDLAKKYNLSRETIGKIQIITTCDGFTDGANSDTKRDHEQFLYQSLHEIMKSNKKQPEVEIAKALAYKAKTNNSYDNISVAIQTITHNTPAFLLGVYDGHGGAEASTYVANHISDEFKNQCILTPSAYAEQELSVEKNKFVYQRDNSEEVRNERKRHESMN, encoded by the coding sequence GTGCCCAAAATTATTTCTCATCCTGGAAAATATGACGAAGCTGAAGCTGAAAATGTCATGTATCAGGATAAACATATGTCATTTGGCTACTTTGAAATGCAAAATTTTCCTTTTCGCTCAGCCCAGGAAGATGCATTGATATGGGAAATATTGGAACTCTCCTTTGGTGCATTAAATCCAGAAGAAATTGGCAAACGCTTATGGACAACTTATCGAACTTTAGATGAGCAAATTTTAAAAAAAGAATACACTGATGGAAGCACTGCTTCGACTACAGTATTTGATGGACGAGGTAATTTAATTACGGCAACTTTAGCGGATGCTGCATCTTTTGCGGCAATTTATGACAAAGAGGATCATCTCCTGGGAGTGGTCCGATTAAACTCAGTCACTCATAAACCTACGAATCCAGAAGAAGCGCTGAGAATTGAGCAAGCAGGGGGAACTGTTGTGGGGGACAGGGTTGATGGTGTACTTGCTATTTCACGTGCTATTGGTGATAAGTTACTCAAGCGACATGGAGTTTATTCCGAAGCAACAATTGATATTACAAGTATTAGTGATCTTGCAAAAAAATATAACTTAAGTCGCGAGACAATTGGGAAGATACAGATTATTACAACCTGCGATGGGTTTACTGATGGGGCAAATAGTGACACTAAAAGAGATCATGAGCAATTCTTATATCAATCATTGCATGAAATTATGAAATCAAATAAAAAGCAACCGGAAGTAGAAATAGCAAAAGCATTGGCATACAAGGCAAAAACAAATAATTCATACGATAATATTAGTGTTGCCATACAAACGATAACGCATAATACCCCAGCTTTTTTGCTTGGAGTTTATGATGGTCATGGGGGCGCTGAAGCATCAACTTATGTTGCTAATCATATTAGCGATGAATTTAAGAATCAGTGTATTTTAACGCCAAGTGCGTATGCAGAACAGGAACTGAGCGTTGAGAAAAATAAGTTTGTATATCAACGCGATAACTCAGAAGAAGTAAGGAATGAGAGAAAAAGACACGAATCCATGAATTAG
- a CDS encoding response regulator, which yields MTTPVDILYVEDDEVDIKAMQREFLKMNKPINIAIAKDGEHALDMLYGLNGQLEIKPNVILLDLNLPQMNGIDFLKKLREGFTFTDVKVFVLTGAYTTEEKLATSDLNISGCIIKPLKYEDALNILWCASAGEDMSKLLFMQ from the coding sequence ATGACTACTCCTGTTGATATTTTGTATGTAGAAGATGATGAAGTTGATATTAAGGCAATGCAGCGTGAATTCCTGAAAATGAATAAGCCAATCAATATTGCTATTGCAAAGGATGGAGAACATGCTCTGGATATGTTGTATGGACTTAATGGGCAGCTTGAAATTAAGCCTAATGTAATATTGCTCGATCTTAATTTACCGCAAATGAATGGCATTGATTTTTTAAAAAAATTAAGAGAAGGTTTTACTTTTACCGATGTTAAAGTGTTCGTGCTTACTGGTGCTTATACGACAGAGGAAAAGCTCGCGACAAGTGATTTAAATATCTCCGGTTGTATTATCAAACCCTTGAAGTATGAAGATGCATTAAATATTTTATGGTGTGCTTCCGCAGGCGAAGACATGTCCAAGTTGCTTTTTATGCAGTAA
- a CDS encoding FUSC family protein — MEVTSEKTIMAARMAISMIIALIITTYFDIVEPTWVYISLFIALFEQRTIGASLTRCSMRAIATISSAIYSLIIILFFHNAYLMNIIGFAVGIFLYTYLFLGTKQSYIGILGCVTLAICLINYNDFTFVFMRPTNVIIGILIGIFTLRFFFPTRATKVLLLEMQKFLNEYAGLSAYLANINDSTADLSKHLIQCESNVLALILRFQTLINEAQVEISKDSEFTQVAADILQSFRHIFRYYASIIALILYEGVKINDKDKESFLFLSNTLNKLEENLFTLKRRRNLLAVFDKTPPQDENLLSLMLNLLVTECSSLEMKINKLIRMAKVVKLT; from the coding sequence ATGGAAGTGACTTCCGAAAAAACAATAATGGCCGCACGTATGGCCATTAGCATGATTATCGCTTTAATCATTACAACCTATTTTGATATTGTTGAGCCTACGTGGGTTTATATTTCTTTATTTATTGCTTTATTTGAGCAACGAACGATTGGCGCTTCATTAACTCGCTGTTCTATGCGGGCGATTGCCACGATTAGCAGTGCGATATATAGCCTTATTATTATTTTGTTTTTTCATAATGCTTATCTTATGAATATTATTGGATTTGCCGTAGGAATTTTTTTATATACTTATTTATTTTTAGGAACGAAACAAAGTTATATCGGCATTTTGGGTTGCGTCACTCTCGCTATCTGTCTGATTAATTATAATGATTTTACCTTCGTATTTATGCGACCGACTAATGTAATTATTGGGATATTAATCGGTATCTTTACATTACGGTTTTTTTTTCCAACCCGGGCTACAAAAGTGCTCCTTTTAGAGATGCAGAAATTTCTAAACGAATATGCCGGTTTATCTGCTTATCTTGCAAACATAAATGATTCAACAGCCGATCTATCCAAACATTTAATTCAGTGCGAATCAAATGTTTTAGCGCTTATTCTTCGCTTTCAAACATTAATTAATGAGGCGCAAGTGGAAATAAGCAAGGACTCTGAGTTTACTCAAGTCGCTGCGGATATTCTGCAATCATTCCGTCATATTTTTCGGTATTATGCCTCAATAATCGCATTAATCCTTTATGAGGGAGTTAAAATCAATGACAAGGATAAAGAAAGCTTTCTGTTTTTGAGTAACACATTAAATAAACTGGAAGAAAATCTTTTTACTTTAAAGCGGAGACGCAATTTACTTGCTGTTTTTGACAAGACACCGCCACAAGATGAAAATTTATTATCTTTGATGCTTAATTTACTGGTTACAGAATGCAGCTCATTGGAAATGAAGATTAATAAGTTAATCCGTATGGCTAAGGTAGTTAAATTGACGTGA
- a CDS encoding HlyD family secretion protein, producing MVTQKFRKLKPYTVVLSLVLLAVLYYFFSFLIPFTNNAFVVANVRPVAAIVSGYITDLYVENEQYVHKGQPLFTVFQEPYKLTYNRLIEEVHTAKVDLQSLQHQLEKDKQLLIQYDQEYKRIHLNYLRNKAVLKSGAISEINVKDLHYDDRGSFAKVNMQKQQISVDEKNIQSLKHKIKALIYKMRYAKVNLEQTTVYAQSNGRIQNMYLSLGAPIEINKPIFSFVDTDNFYIQANFTEIDLRMVKTGAKVYILPRMYFATKLYHGTVVSRAWAANRQMTNPKTQLQTVSNDTNNWILLPQRFPVQIKIDDYDAKHYPLPIGATCYVIIKI from the coding sequence ATGGTAACACAAAAGTTTCGAAAGTTAAAACCTTATACAGTTGTACTTTCCTTGGTCTTACTTGCAGTTTTATATTATTTTTTCTCTTTTTTAATCCCCTTTACTAATAATGCTTTTGTTGTTGCCAATGTTCGCCCGGTAGCTGCGATTGTCAGTGGATATATTACGGATTTATATGTGGAAAACGAACAATATGTTCATAAGGGACAACCCTTATTTACTGTTTTTCAAGAGCCTTACAAACTCACTTACAATAGGCTCATTGAAGAGGTTCATACGGCGAAGGTGGATCTTCAGAGTTTACAGCATCAATTAGAAAAAGATAAACAATTACTGATACAGTATGATCAAGAGTATAAGCGTATCCATTTAAATTATCTTCGAAATAAAGCAGTTTTAAAATCAGGAGCGATATCTGAAATTAACGTTAAAGATTTACACTATGACGATCGTGGTAGTTTCGCCAAAGTGAATATGCAAAAGCAGCAAATTAGCGTTGATGAAAAAAATATTCAGAGTCTAAAGCACAAAATCAAAGCGTTAATTTATAAAATGCGTTATGCCAAAGTTAATTTAGAGCAGACGACTGTTTATGCTCAAAGTAATGGCCGTATTCAAAATATGTATTTATCTTTGGGAGCGCCCATCGAAATTAATAAACCCATCTTTTCTTTTGTGGATACCGATAATTTTTACATACAGGCTAATTTTACAGAAATTGATTTGCGCATGGTCAAAACGGGCGCTAAAGTCTACATTCTTCCTAGAATGTATTTTGCTACAAAATTATATCATGGCACTGTAGTATCTCGAGCTTGGGCCGCTAACCGCCAAATGACAAATCCTAAGACGCAATTACAAACGGTAAGCAATGATACCAATAATTGGATCCTTTTGCCTCAGCGCTTTCCTGTACAAATTAAGATCGATGATTATGATGCCAAACATTATCCGCTCCCTATTGGAGCAACGTGTTATGTCATTATCAAAATATAA
- a CDS encoding TolC family protein translates to MPSAKNSQPSSIDIPTYLRASSNDALNRLPYQAWWEDFRDPLLNQLVQKALRYNNNVTIAKRSIRVAQTELQTIRLNWLPGLNVLMGFSQDPALGNPGVFYGVLPSYYQNFVALYFQQKKAEFVLKRTKAFYLGVRLTVIGEVISSYFSLLAWNHQLELLKQIEEDNKELLFSLKVAKKQGLANNLQLLTVTSQLQSILGLQKQAQNNIIASENALHYLINEPPGKIKSSNSFINLPSKALPLDKINTQVILRRPDVMVALTSLLAACSGINITESQLLPALTLDYFWGMASLNGTLSNPTHSAPYGDVYATFNLSPSLFGQILTSKAIFNRSLAEYNNVIQNALRLIANSIAANQKLMAKYHEDYLSLAALKKRYNLQQDLYAKGLISHNDLLYSRIEINQQAYQLTLSKLEQLISVIRLYEELAAGIFYREQNTA, encoded by the coding sequence ATGCCAAGCGCAAAAAATTCACAACCTTCGTCGATTGATATTCCTACATATCTAAGAGCCTCAAGCAATGATGCATTAAATCGACTTCCTTATCAAGCGTGGTGGGAAGATTTTAGGGATCCGCTGCTAAATCAGCTTGTGCAAAAAGCACTTCGTTACAATAATAATGTGACAATCGCCAAACGATCAATTCGTGTTGCGCAGACAGAGCTGCAAACGATCCGCTTAAATTGGTTGCCTGGCTTGAATGTTTTAATGGGATTTTCCCAGGATCCTGCTTTAGGAAACCCTGGCGTATTTTATGGCGTTCTCCCTAGCTATTACCAAAATTTCGTTGCGCTTTATTTTCAGCAAAAAAAAGCAGAGTTTGTCTTAAAACGTACTAAAGCATTTTATCTTGGGGTGCGCTTGACGGTTATTGGTGAAGTGATAAGCAGTTATTTTTCGCTACTTGCCTGGAATCATCAATTAGAGCTATTGAAACAAATTGAAGAGGACAATAAAGAACTGTTATTTTCCTTAAAAGTAGCAAAAAAACAAGGCCTCGCAAATAATTTGCAATTATTAACTGTAACCAGCCAATTACAAAGTATCCTGGGATTACAAAAACAAGCACAAAACAACATCATCGCCAGCGAAAATGCACTGCATTATTTAATCAATGAGCCGCCCGGAAAAATAAAATCCAGTAACTCATTTATTAACTTACCCAGTAAGGCGCTGCCGCTGGACAAGATTAATACTCAAGTGATTTTACGTCGACCGGATGTAATGGTAGCCTTAACGTCCCTACTTGCCGCATGTAGTGGCATTAATATTACAGAATCCCAACTCCTTCCAGCCCTAACGTTAGATTATTTTTGGGGAATGGCAAGCTTAAATGGTACATTGAGCAATCCTACCCATTCAGCACCTTATGGTGATGTATATGCTACATTTAACTTGTCTCCCTCCTTGTTTGGACAAATTCTCACCAGCAAAGCCATTTTTAATAGAAGTTTGGCGGAATATAATAATGTCATCCAAAATGCATTACGCCTCATTGCCAATAGTATTGCCGCCAACCAAAAACTAATGGCCAAATACCATGAAGACTATCTCTCTTTAGCGGCCTTGAAGAAAAGATATAATTTGCAACAAGACCTCTATGCTAAAGGTCTTATTAGTCACAATGATTTACTCTACAGCAGGATAGAAATTAACCAACAGGCATATCAACTGACGCTCAGTAAATTAGAGCAATTAATCAGTGTTATTCGGCTTTATGAGGAGTTAGCTGCTGGAATATTTTATCGAGAACAGAATACAGCCTAA
- a CDS encoding carboxymuconolactone decarboxylase family protein, which translates to MNMPKHIPLPQDDELPSETVDLLKSLPPLNIHRLLTLAPNTHKPWLDFVAGIYKGNFDPRLREIAICRYGFKTNSAYELHQHKALARKVGISSEELDVICTEQKVLSLSNEENFICQVVDEFEDLATLTDETFNMLLERYSIALIMELLTILGHYSCVCRVLNASRIPLEAVSPLETCESPLKK; encoded by the coding sequence ATGAATATGCCAAAACACATCCCTTTACCTCAAGATGATGAGTTACCTTCAGAAACGGTAGACTTATTAAAAAGCCTCCCTCCTTTAAATATTCATCGTTTGCTTACTTTAGCACCAAATACACACAAACCATGGTTGGATTTTGTTGCGGGTATCTATAAGGGAAATTTTGATCCCAGATTACGTGAAATCGCCATTTGCCGTTATGGATTTAAAACTAATTCAGCTTATGAGCTGCACCAGCATAAAGCATTGGCCCGAAAAGTAGGAATTAGTTCTGAAGAATTAGATGTTATCTGTACGGAACAAAAAGTTCTCTCTTTATCTAATGAAGAGAATTTTATTTGCCAAGTAGTCGATGAGTTCGAGGATCTGGCCACGTTAACAGATGAAACTTTTAACATGTTACTGGAACGTTATAGCATCGCGCTCATTATGGAGTTATTAACCATTCTCGGGCATTACAGCTGTGTTTGCCGCGTACTGAATGCTTCCAGAATTCCATTAGAGGCTGTTAGTCCCCTAGAAACATGTGAATCACCACTAAAGAAATAA
- a CDS encoding MFS transporter yields MNLNKKKSIFAGLYGNTLEWFDFLLYANFTPLFAELFFPSKMYFVSLLLTFGVFAVGFFMRPLGGVLLGHYADHVGRRKTLIFSMSIMTFSTACIALIPGFNTLGIASPMLFVFFRLIQGIAVGGELPGSTTFLIEHMADHRRGFAGSLVLSTAFLGIFLGSLTASFLSVLLPDDALRDWGWRLAYLIGALLGVIGIYLRVTSVEPSTFLHTKHTTELPVKIIFSAHRRKLLLAIIFTSIMAISNYLLIAYITSFLVKSEGFILKDALVVNFIALFVLTVLIPLMGLLSDFFGRKPIFLCGAFGILIFIYPIFILFFSGVWWHVLAGEILLAIMLAPLNATVPTILAEMFPTAIRASGVSIGYNIGQAFFGGTIPVVALALVELTGNKYAPAFYILFWAIIAIIAARYAQETYLNKLG; encoded by the coding sequence ATGAATCTTAATAAGAAAAAAAGTATTTTTGCAGGATTATACGGGAATACTTTGGAATGGTTTGATTTTCTTCTCTATGCTAATTTTACTCCCTTATTTGCTGAGTTATTCTTTCCCTCTAAGATGTACTTTGTTTCTCTCCTTCTTACGTTTGGTGTGTTTGCCGTAGGTTTTTTTATGCGTCCCTTGGGTGGGGTGTTATTAGGACATTATGCGGATCATGTTGGAAGAAGAAAAACTTTAATTTTTTCAATGTCTATTATGACTTTTTCTACAGCGTGTATTGCGTTAATCCCTGGTTTTAATACTTTAGGCATCGCGTCACCTATGTTATTTGTTTTTTTTAGGTTAATTCAAGGAATTGCTGTCGGTGGAGAGCTTCCTGGCTCAACCACTTTTCTTATTGAGCATATGGCGGATCATCGACGTGGATTTGCAGGAAGTTTAGTATTAAGCACCGCTTTTCTAGGCATTTTTTTAGGCTCGTTAACTGCTTCTTTTCTTAGTGTTTTATTGCCCGATGATGCTCTTAGAGACTGGGGATGGCGTTTGGCTTATTTGATAGGTGCTCTACTCGGAGTCATAGGAATTTATTTGCGGGTGACCAGTGTGGAACCCAGCACTTTTTTGCATACGAAGCATACTACAGAACTTCCTGTGAAAATTATTTTTTCTGCACACCGCCGCAAATTACTGTTGGCTATTATTTTTACAAGTATAATGGCTATCAGTAATTATTTACTTATTGCTTATATAACAAGTTTTCTTGTCAAATCAGAGGGATTTATATTAAAAGATGCCCTGGTTGTTAACTTTATTGCTTTATTCGTTTTGACGGTGTTAATCCCTTTGATGGGATTATTATCCGATTTCTTTGGTAGGAAACCAATTTTTTTGTGTGGTGCTTTTGGCATTTTAATTTTTATTTACCCTATATTTATTCTTTTTTTCAGTGGTGTTTGGTGGCATGTGCTTGCAGGAGAAATATTGTTAGCCATAATGCTTGCCCCTTTGAATGCTACAGTGCCTACTATCCTGGCAGAAATGTTTCCTACGGCTATTCGAGCCAGTGGCGTATCTATTGGCTACAATATAGGCCAGGCATTTTTTGGTGGGACAATACCTGTAGTCGCCCTGGCTTTAGTTGAGTTAACGGGTAATAAATATGCCCCAGCGTTCTATATTTTATTTTGGGCCATTATCGCGATTATTGCTGCTCGCTATGCGCAAGAGACTTATCTTAATAAATTAGGGTAA